In one Nocardia tengchongensis genomic region, the following are encoded:
- a CDS encoding NAD(P)/FAD-dependent oxidoreductase has translation MALAQQFSRMRARRAAARTRAAPAHLPHVVVVGAGFAGHAAARGLLRRLHGRARITVIDQRDHFVYLPLLPEVAVGTIEPRRVAIALNRSLRGAELITGAVDHVDIDARTVSWRDVDGGHGRTGYDRLVVAVGSVGKLLPIPGVAENAHGFRSISEALSLRDHVVRQVELASAAVDPAERAARLTFVTVGAGYTGTEVTAQGAALTALLVADRPTLAETPVRWMLLDHSARVLPGLDPRLSGVADRVLHERGVDVRTGTSISEAMPGAVRLSTGSEVPTHTLIWCVGVRPDPLVAALGLATDRGRLVVGTDLRVPDHPDIFACGDAAAVPDVTRHGAPTAMTAQHATRQGRLAARNIAASLGYGRARRYRHHDLGFVVELGGADAAANPLGVPLSGVAAAMVTRGFTCMRCRVTGYAWPWTGSSMPAPAGKRSR, from the coding sequence ATGGCCCTGGCTCAGCAGTTCTCACGTATGCGTGCCCGCCGGGCAGCCGCCCGGACCCGCGCCGCGCCCGCGCACCTGCCGCACGTGGTGGTGGTCGGCGCGGGGTTCGCCGGGCACGCGGCGGCGCGCGGGTTGCTGCGTCGCCTGCACGGCCGCGCACGGATCACCGTCATCGATCAACGCGACCACTTCGTGTATCTGCCGCTGCTCCCGGAGGTCGCGGTAGGCACGATCGAGCCGCGGCGGGTCGCCATCGCCTTGAACCGGTCTCTGCGCGGCGCCGAGTTGATAACAGGCGCGGTCGACCACGTCGATATCGACGCGCGCACGGTTTCCTGGCGCGACGTCGACGGTGGACATGGCCGGACCGGTTACGATCGGCTCGTTGTCGCGGTAGGCAGCGTCGGCAAGTTGCTGCCGATTCCCGGTGTCGCTGAGAATGCGCACGGCTTCCGCAGCATCTCGGAGGCACTGTCGCTGCGCGACCATGTGGTGCGACAGGTGGAATTGGCAAGTGCCGCAGTCGATCCGGCGGAGCGCGCGGCGCGGCTGACCTTTGTGACGGTCGGTGCGGGCTACACCGGGACCGAAGTCACCGCACAGGGCGCCGCGTTGACGGCGCTGCTGGTCGCGGATCGCCCGACCTTGGCCGAGACTCCGGTTCGCTGGATGCTGCTCGACCACTCCGCTCGGGTGCTGCCCGGACTCGATCCGCGCCTCTCCGGTGTCGCGGACCGGGTCCTGCACGAGCGCGGCGTCGACGTCCGCACCGGGACCTCGATCTCCGAGGCGATGCCCGGTGCGGTGCGTCTCAGCACGGGGTCCGAGGTGCCGACCCACACGCTGATCTGGTGTGTCGGCGTGCGGCCGGATCCGCTGGTCGCCGCTCTCGGCCTGGCGACCGATCGCGGGCGGTTGGTTGTCGGAACCGATCTGCGCGTGCCAGACCACCCCGACATCTTCGCCTGCGGCGACGCGGCAGCCGTGCCGGACGTCACCCGGCACGGCGCCCCGACCGCGATGACCGCACAACACGCGACCCGGCAGGGTCGGCTCGCTGCCCGGAATATCGCCGCTTCCCTCGGTTACGGCCGTGCTCGCCGATATCGACACCACGATCTGGGATTCGTGGTGGAACTCGGTGGCGCGGACGCCGCGGCCAATCCACTGGGTGTGCCGTTGTCCGGCGTGGCCGCCGCCATGGTGACCCGCGGCTTCACCTGTATGCGATGCCGGGTAACCGGATACGCGTGGCCTTGGACTGGCTCGTCGATGCCTGCACCGGCCGGCAAGCGATCGCGTTGA
- a CDS encoding SDR family oxidoreductase, which yields MKIVVIGGTGLIGSTVVTRLGEHGQQAVPAAPSLGVNTITGEGVKEVLQGADVVVDVSNSPSFADDDVMSFFQTSTTNLLDAAAGAGVGHYVALSVVGNDRLPDSGYLRAKVAQEKLIKASSLPYSLVHATQFFEFAAGIADTATVGGEVRLPGAGVQPVAAEEVAALVGKTAAGNPSNGIVEIGGPEVFGLDQWIRTVLIARSDPREVVTDSQAHYFGTALQHDSLLPGRDAQLGTTRLADWLSRK from the coding sequence ATGAAGATCGTCGTCATCGGCGGTACCGGGCTCATCGGCTCGACAGTCGTCACCCGCTTGGGTGAGCACGGCCAACAGGCGGTTCCCGCCGCGCCCAGCCTGGGCGTGAACACGATCACCGGCGAAGGCGTGAAGGAGGTGCTGCAAGGCGCGGACGTGGTCGTCGACGTGTCGAATTCGCCGTCATTCGCCGACGACGACGTCATGTCGTTCTTCCAGACCTCGACCACCAACCTGCTCGACGCCGCCGCCGGGGCAGGTGTCGGCCACTACGTCGCCTTGTCGGTCGTGGGCAACGACCGGCTTCCGGACTCCGGCTATCTGCGTGCGAAGGTGGCGCAGGAGAAGCTCATCAAGGCGTCGAGCCTGCCCTACTCGCTGGTGCACGCGACACAGTTCTTCGAATTCGCCGCGGGGATCGCCGATACCGCCACCGTCGGCGGCGAGGTCCGGCTTCCCGGCGCGGGCGTGCAACCGGTCGCCGCCGAAGAAGTCGCGGCCCTGGTGGGCAAGACCGCGGCGGGCAACCCGAGCAACGGAATCGTGGAGATCGGCGGGCCCGAAGTGTTCGGTCTCGACCAGTGGATCCGCACCGTGCTGATCGCCCGGTCCGATCCGCGCGAAGTCGTCACCGATTCCCAGGCGCACTACTTCGGAACGGCCTTGCAGCACGACAGCCTGCTGCCCGGTCGGGACGCGCAGCTCGGGACGACGCGCCTCGCGGACTGGCTGTCCCGCAAGTGA
- a CDS encoding L-aspartate oxidase → MVDSSTERQFATSVLVIGTGGAGLRAAIELAERGVDVLMVGKRPKADAHTTLAAGGINAALSTMDAEDSWQQHAADTISESYLLARPDIVRIVTENAARGIEDLERWGMPFAREADGRISQRFFGAHTYRRTSFAGDYTGLEIQRTLVNRAAQLGIPIIDTCYLTRILVHDNVVFGAYGFDLESGQRYGFRADAVILAAGGHTRIWRRTSSRRDENTGDSFRLAVLAGGRIRDPELVQFHPSGLIEPENAAGTLVSEAARGEGGILRNAEGERFMKRYDPRRMELSTRDRVALAAYTEIKEGRGTANGGVWLDVSHLPRETIMRRLPRVYQTMLELQMLDITRDPIEIAPTAHYSMGGVWVRSEDHGTGVEGLYAIGEASSGLHGANRLGGNSLIELLVYGRIVGAEAARYSAELSIQRRSHGVLAEARSEIDMLLAADGPENVRALQRALRNTMTEHAGVVRDESGIRKGLAELDEIEDRISDIGVHPDAAGFQDLAHAFDLKSSALAARATLEAALERRETRGCHNRSDYPALDPELRVNLVWSGPGRLEREEIPPIPEEIARLMRDVSTDGKLVE, encoded by the coding sequence ATGGTCGACTCTTCGACCGAACGACAGTTCGCTACCTCGGTGCTGGTGATCGGCACCGGTGGCGCCGGGCTGCGCGCCGCCATCGAGCTGGCCGAGCGCGGCGTGGACGTCCTCATGGTCGGCAAGCGGCCGAAGGCCGACGCCCACACCACCCTGGCGGCGGGCGGAATCAATGCCGCGCTGTCGACGATGGACGCCGAGGACAGCTGGCAGCAGCACGCGGCGGACACGATCAGCGAGAGCTATCTGCTGGCCCGCCCCGACATCGTGCGCATCGTCACCGAGAACGCCGCCCGCGGCATCGAGGATCTCGAGCGGTGGGGGATGCCGTTCGCACGCGAGGCCGACGGGCGAATCTCGCAGCGGTTCTTCGGCGCGCACACCTATCGGCGGACCTCGTTCGCAGGAGACTACACCGGTCTGGAGATCCAGCGAACCTTGGTGAATCGGGCCGCGCAGCTGGGTATCCCGATCATCGACACGTGCTATCTGACCCGAATCCTGGTGCACGACAACGTCGTATTCGGTGCGTACGGATTCGATCTGGAATCGGGGCAACGCTACGGGTTCCGGGCCGACGCGGTGATCCTGGCCGCCGGCGGGCACACCCGGATCTGGCGGCGCACCTCCTCGCGCCGCGACGAGAACACCGGCGACTCCTTCCGTCTGGCTGTCCTCGCCGGTGGCCGGATCCGCGATCCCGAGCTGGTGCAATTCCATCCGTCGGGGCTCATTGAACCCGAGAATGCCGCCGGGACACTGGTTTCCGAGGCCGCCCGCGGCGAGGGCGGGATCCTGCGCAACGCCGAGGGCGAGCGATTCATGAAACGCTATGACCCGCGGCGGATGGAGCTCTCCACCCGCGACCGGGTCGCGCTGGCCGCGTACACCGAGATCAAAGAAGGCCGCGGCACCGCGAACGGCGGTGTCTGGCTGGATGTTTCGCATCTGCCGCGGGAGACCATCATGCGGCGGCTGCCGCGCGTCTACCAGACGATGCTCGAATTGCAGATGCTCGACATCACCCGCGACCCGATCGAGATCGCGCCGACCGCCCACTACTCGATGGGCGGGGTGTGGGTGCGTTCGGAGGACCACGGCACCGGCGTCGAGGGGTTGTACGCCATCGGCGAGGCTTCCAGTGGATTGCACGGTGCCAATCGGCTCGGTGGCAACTCCCTGATCGAACTGCTCGTCTACGGCCGCATCGTCGGTGCGGAGGCGGCCCGGTATTCGGCCGAGCTGTCGATCCAACGGCGATCCCACGGCGTGCTGGCCGAGGCCCGTTCCGAGATCGACATGTTGCTGGCGGCCGACGGCCCGGAGAATGTGCGAGCGCTGCAGCGCGCACTGCGCAACACCATGACCGAGCATGCCGGCGTGGTCAGGGACGAATCCGGCATCCGGAAGGGGCTTGCCGAGCTCGACGAAATCGAGGACCGGATCTCGGACATCGGAGTGCACCCCGATGCGGCCGGTTTCCAGGATCTGGCACACGCGTTCGACCTGAAGTCCTCGGCACTCGCGGCGAGAGCCACCCTGGAAGCCGCGCTGGAACGAAGGGAAACACGTGGCTGTCACAACCGCTCGGATTACCCGGCACTCGACCCGGAGCTGCGGGTGAATCTGGTGTGGTCGGGTCCGGGCCGACTCGAGCGCGAGGAGATCCCCCCGATTCCTGAGGAGATCGCTCGGCTGATGCGGGATGTCTCGACCGACGGGAAGCTGGTCGAATAG
- a CDS encoding RNA polymerase sigma-70 factor codes for MTSTPTDAGLDRALDDFSDLRPRLFGIAYRMLGVVADAEDLVQDVWVKWQSYPDRVSVRDPAGFLITMTTRLAINATQTARVRRETYIGPWLPEPVDTGSDPALGAERAAALETAVLVVLEKMTPTERAAFILREAFDYPYDRIAEVLEVKEAAARKLVSRARQGIDSERHTPVDDAQQRRLLGAFLRAARAGDFDDLEALFAAEVASYSDGGGKVRASRIPVIGRTRVARYVAAFASHFWTGATIEWVDANGRPSVLLRRDGSVFAWLAVGAVDGEHIDRIFWMLNPDKLDRLAASIGPAEESTAQ; via the coding sequence ATGACGAGCACGCCCACGGACGCGGGCCTCGACCGAGCCCTCGACGACTTCTCCGACCTCAGGCCACGGTTGTTCGGCATCGCCTACCGCATGCTCGGCGTGGTTGCCGACGCCGAGGACCTCGTCCAGGACGTGTGGGTTAAGTGGCAGTCCTATCCGGACCGGGTGTCGGTGAGGGACCCGGCGGGCTTCCTGATCACCATGACGACCCGGCTGGCGATCAACGCCACCCAGACCGCACGTGTGCGTCGCGAAACCTATATCGGCCCTTGGCTTCCCGAGCCGGTGGACACCGGCTCCGATCCCGCACTGGGGGCCGAGCGGGCCGCGGCGCTCGAGACCGCGGTCCTCGTCGTACTCGAGAAGATGACCCCGACCGAGCGAGCGGCCTTCATTCTGCGGGAGGCGTTCGACTATCCCTACGACCGAATCGCCGAGGTCCTCGAGGTCAAGGAGGCCGCCGCCCGCAAGCTGGTCAGCCGGGCGCGGCAGGGCATCGATTCCGAGCGGCACACTCCGGTCGACGACGCCCAGCAGCGCCGACTGCTCGGTGCGTTCCTCCGCGCCGCGCGGGCAGGGGACTTCGACGACCTCGAGGCGCTGTTCGCCGCCGAGGTGGCGAGCTACAGCGACGGCGGCGGCAAGGTGCGGGCCTCGCGTATCCCGGTGATCGGGCGGACTCGGGTGGCTCGCTACGTGGCGGCGTTCGCCTCACATTTCTGGACCGGGGCCACCATCGAATGGGTCGACGCCAATGGCCGGCCCTCGGTGCTATTGCGCCGGGACGGATCCGTCTTCGCTTGGCTCGCCGTCGGCGCGGTCGACGGCGAGCACATCGACCGGATCTTCTGGATGCTCAACCCCGACAAGCTCGATCGCCTCGCCGCCTCGATCGGACCGGCGGAGGAGTCCACTGCGCAGTGA
- a CDS encoding cupin domain-containing protein produces MTDGSPAPTARKSTWETAFTVVQEVTPPFVPAGAHAMTVVIAYPPGDRGAPPHRHPGGPAFGYVIEGEMLFELEGEPPRVIGAGEAFWEPGGDVIHYSDGNHRDDVGLRFVVTMICDPNQPMLTLVDDAELLARADRRVPSEPKA; encoded by the coding sequence ATGACCGACGGATCCCCAGCACCCACCGCCCGGAAAAGCACTTGGGAGACGGCCTTCACCGTCGTGCAGGAGGTGACGCCGCCCTTCGTCCCGGCGGGGGCGCACGCGATGACCGTTGTCATCGCCTACCCGCCCGGAGACCGGGGCGCACCGCCGCACCGGCATCCGGGCGGTCCCGCCTTCGGCTACGTGATCGAAGGCGAGATGCTGTTCGAGCTGGAGGGCGAGCCGCCCCGCGTGATCGGAGCCGGTGAAGCTTTCTGGGAGCCCGGCGGCGATGTCATCCACTATTCGGATGGCAACCACCGCGACGACGTCGGACTGCGTTTCGTCGTCACCATGATCTGCGACCCGAACCAGCCGATGCTCACCCTCGTCGACGACGCCGAACTGCTCGCGCGCGCCGACCGCCGTGTCCCGTCCGAGCCGAAAGCCTGA
- a CDS encoding antibiotic biosynthesis monooxygenase: MSQYSVSETGVDGPVTVIKSYTVPPAEADYFVEAYHENARIMSTQPGFIRSRLHRPLTDAAEARFIHVAEWESGLALDKAAGNPEWRASLRRLFDDPGLHLTSESASYRVVAERRAS; the protein is encoded by the coding sequence ATGAGCCAATACTCGGTTTCGGAAACCGGAGTCGACGGACCGGTCACCGTGATCAAGAGCTATACGGTGCCGCCCGCCGAAGCCGACTATTTCGTCGAGGCGTACCACGAGAACGCCCGGATCATGTCGACCCAGCCGGGCTTCATCCGCTCGCGCCTGCACCGGCCGCTCACCGACGCTGCCGAGGCCCGATTCATCCATGTGGCCGAATGGGAATCGGGCCTCGCGCTCGACAAAGCGGCCGGCAATCCCGAATGGCGTGCCTCGTTGCGGCGCTTGTTCGACGATCCCGGACTTCACCTCACCTCGGAATCCGCGAGCTACCGCGTCGTCGCCGAACGCCGCGCATCCTGA
- a CDS encoding alpha/beta fold hydrolase, with product MPAIFIHGVPDTHRVWDAVRRHLTRTDVEAWDLPGFGAVRPNGFGSTKEEYVDWLIDRLERIGEPVDLVGHDWGCIFTARVASVRPDLVRTWAGGNGPISSRYVWHPLARIWQDQTEGDRFMAELEPTSFAADLVVGFDVPPESANEMVRHVDESMKDSILRLYRSAVTMGAEWEPALANVSAPCLVFWGALDPACQIEFGRQLAANIRASRIEEIDCNHWTVLQRPADVAAALETHWASNADR from the coding sequence ATGCCCGCGATCTTCATCCATGGCGTCCCCGACACACACCGAGTGTGGGACGCCGTGCGTCGGCACCTGACGCGCACCGACGTGGAGGCGTGGGATCTCCCAGGCTTCGGTGCGGTGCGGCCGAACGGTTTCGGTTCCACCAAAGAGGAGTACGTCGACTGGCTCATCGATCGGCTCGAGCGCATCGGGGAGCCGGTGGATCTGGTCGGCCACGACTGGGGCTGCATCTTCACCGCTCGGGTCGCCTCGGTCCGGCCCGACTTGGTCCGTACGTGGGCGGGCGGCAATGGGCCCATCAGCTCTCGTTATGTGTGGCATCCGTTGGCAAGGATTTGGCAGGACCAGACCGAGGGCGACCGCTTCATGGCCGAGTTGGAGCCGACGTCCTTCGCCGCGGATCTGGTGGTCGGGTTCGACGTCCCCCCAGAGTCGGCCAACGAGATGGTTCGGCACGTCGACGAATCGATGAAGGACAGCATCCTCAGGCTCTACCGGTCCGCCGTGACCATGGGCGCGGAGTGGGAGCCGGCCCTGGCGAATGTGTCCGCTCCATGCCTGGTGTTCTGGGGCGCCCTCGACCCAGCGTGTCAGATCGAGTTCGGGCGTCAGCTCGCGGCGAATATCCGAGCCTCGCGTATCGAGGAGATCGATTGCAACCACTGGACGGTGCTGCAGAGACCGGCCGACGTCGCGGCGGCTCTCGAAACGCACTGGGCATCGAACGCCGATCGCTGA
- a CDS encoding DUF6636 domain-containing protein has protein sequence MSATTSSAAAAGGTTGTPVTTLPDRDAATVDARDFQQQETYYFQSPTGNIMCAFTPAHTLGMGCQFEHASVIPAALPGCGTRPDRAVAVQIVEGTAKFLCTSQGIYVGAPLNGGSKGGGKVLEYGQTLIVRGTACTSTTAGVRCDSGGHGFFIAADQQQLF, from the coding sequence GTGAGCGCGACGACCAGCAGCGCGGCCGCGGCTGGCGGGACGACGGGAACGCCGGTGACCACCCTGCCCGACCGCGATGCCGCGACTGTGGATGCGCGCGACTTCCAGCAGCAGGAGACCTACTACTTCCAGTCGCCGACCGGGAACATCATGTGCGCGTTCACCCCTGCCCACACCTTGGGGATGGGCTGCCAGTTCGAGCACGCCTCGGTCATTCCCGCCGCACTGCCGGGCTGCGGAACCCGGCCCGATCGCGCCGTGGCGGTGCAGATCGTCGAAGGCACGGCGAAGTTCCTGTGCACGAGTCAGGGCATCTACGTCGGCGCGCCCCTCAACGGTGGCAGCAAGGGCGGCGGCAAGGTCCTCGAGTACGGCCAGACCCTCATCGTCCGAGGCACCGCCTGCACCTCCACGACGGCCGGCGTCCGCTGCGACAGCGGCGGCCACGGCTTCTTCATCGCGGCCGATCAGCAGCAACTCTTCTGA
- a CDS encoding 1-acyl-sn-glycerol-3-phosphate acyltransferase, translating to MEPPEVTLENCDAVYDYYRDHRQNLVKAKAAYWLLGRRFKPRVGFAAGARKGLRDFISAGRPLIISINHLSERDPYTVSAAAWRSPLRPVIGHTRVLAKHEVFADPTLRSTLDMMGGMPVFRSKDHESSSVNAASERLIDTCAVVMARGDSIALFPEGTCNTVDHTRVLDLGGGIGHIACRARELGADPVLVSLGLSYGPRPDPAAELGKADVLSASFYFGMPVGELPAQPADITSMARDELQAALDGAVAGY from the coding sequence ATGGAGCCGCCCGAGGTCACCCTCGAAAACTGTGACGCCGTGTACGACTACTACCGCGATCATCGGCAGAATCTGGTGAAGGCGAAGGCGGCGTACTGGTTGCTCGGGCGCCGCTTCAAGCCGCGGGTGGGTTTCGCGGCCGGGGCGCGGAAAGGGTTGCGGGACTTCATCTCCGCAGGCCGGCCACTGATCATCAGCATCAATCACCTGTCGGAGCGGGACCCCTACACGGTGAGCGCGGCGGCATGGCGCAGTCCATTGCGGCCGGTCATCGGGCATACCAGGGTGCTGGCCAAGCATGAAGTGTTCGCCGATCCCACGCTACGGAGCACGCTCGACATGATGGGTGGCATGCCGGTGTTCCGCAGCAAGGACCATGAGAGCTCCTCGGTCAACGCCGCTTCGGAGCGGTTGATCGACACCTGCGCGGTGGTCATGGCGCGTGGCGACAGCATCGCATTGTTCCCCGAGGGCACCTGCAACACTGTCGACCACACGCGGGTGCTCGATCTCGGCGGCGGCATCGGGCACATCGCCTGTCGCGCTCGCGAACTCGGTGCCGACCCGGTGCTGGTCAGCCTCGGACTCAGTTACGGCCCGCGGCCGGATCCCGCCGCCGAACTCGGCAAGGCGGATGTCCTCTCGGCCAGCTTCTACTTCGGGATGCCGGTCGGCGAACTGCCGGCACAACCCGCCGACATCACGAGCATGGCACGCGACGAACTACAGGCCGCGCTCGACGGAGCGGTCGCAGGCTACTGA
- a CDS encoding DUF1772 domain-containing protein, with product MSLIIAAVTTGLLAGVFYAYACSVMIGLGKFDDKTFVEVMNKINVVIVNPVFMLSFLGSLAFSILAGVFYLRSDLRPGPDLDRGSGGTQLVEPDHHLGLQRPLNNNLATATDAQGLVDFAALRKDSETPWPTGNIARALANTGALTALCWALVQHGRLGR from the coding sequence GTGTCACTGATCATCGCCGCCGTGACAACCGGCCTGCTGGCCGGCGTGTTCTACGCCTACGCGTGCTCGGTGATGATCGGCCTGGGCAAATTCGACGACAAGACCTTCGTCGAGGTGATGAACAAGATCAACGTGGTCATCGTCAACCCGGTCTTCATGCTGAGCTTCCTGGGCTCCCTTGCCTTCTCGATCCTGGCGGGCGTGTTCTACCTCCGCTCGGACCTACGCCCCGGTCCTGATCTGGATCGCGGTAGCGGCGGCACTCAACTTGTTGAGCCTGATCATCACCTCGGGCTTCAACGTCCCCTCAACAACAACCTCGCCACCGCCACCGACGCCCAGGGCCTCGTCGACTTCGCCGCGTTGCGTAAGGACTCCGAAACCCCCTGGCCGACAGGCAATATCGCCCGCGCCCTCGCCAACACCGGCGCCCTCACCGCCCTGTGCTGGGCCCTGGTCCAGCACGGCCGCCTCGGCCGCTGA
- a CDS encoding cutinase family protein → MSRLATSCAAILVTAAVTVGTPGIGAARAETPAAQSCTPYTAILAPGTWETRSDADPTVPVGLLRPIGDGLQRQFGDDITVLYVNYAASAFDQGLTYAQSLGTLESRLRQMVSGLCASTRVLLAGYSQGADGVGDFATEIGNGEGPISPDRVVGVGLVADPHRDPKTTLSLGTPQPGHGIAGTRGQDFGALADRVRTVCADGDLYCSLNASMSPFLAALGQVVIGNPAAIAAIIPPGTDPTTLLAQAVKVGAGWAATAANFPTVLSGISGLQSLVESGNITAAHQIATDVNVALAPIVQAAAGVDLPLVAEVIRAAAGVDPSGWTAAASVLADALTQIDVLHIAEVAGHVQETLWRTIELINRGDKVGAGVELVSLTSAGLDLAGAVVGPFTTAIRRDIRAATQTLLSFGNPDSLNDLLELTRQGVDMATFYASKAHVDYGDDTQLMLNFLGSQAAS, encoded by the coding sequence ATGAGCAGGCTGGCGACCTCGTGCGCGGCGATCTTGGTAACCGCGGCCGTGACGGTCGGGACCCCGGGGATCGGCGCCGCGCGGGCGGAAACGCCTGCCGCACAGTCGTGTACCCCTTACACCGCGATTCTCGCGCCCGGCACCTGGGAGACCCGATCCGACGCCGACCCGACCGTGCCGGTCGGTTTGCTGCGACCCATCGGCGACGGCCTGCAACGGCAGTTCGGCGACGACATCACCGTGCTCTACGTCAATTACGCCGCCAGCGCCTTCGATCAGGGCCTGACCTACGCGCAGTCGTTGGGCACCCTGGAATCCCGCCTGCGCCAGATGGTGAGCGGCCTGTGCGCCAGCACGCGCGTCCTGCTCGCCGGATACAGCCAGGGCGCGGACGGCGTCGGCGACTTCGCCACCGAGATCGGCAACGGCGAGGGCCCGATCAGCCCCGACCGGGTGGTGGGCGTCGGGCTGGTGGCCGATCCGCACCGAGACCCGAAAACCACGCTCTCGCTGGGTACTCCGCAGCCTGGCCACGGCATCGCCGGCACCCGTGGTCAGGATTTCGGCGCGCTCGCCGACCGTGTGCGCACGGTCTGCGCCGACGGTGACCTGTACTGCTCGCTCAATGCCTCGATGTCGCCGTTCCTGGCCGCGCTCGGTCAGGTCGTCATCGGCAATCCCGCGGCCATCGCCGCCATCATCCCGCCGGGCACCGATCCCACCACCCTGCTCGCGCAGGCCGTGAAGGTAGGAGCGGGCTGGGCCGCGACCGCGGCGAACTTCCCCACCGTGCTCTCCGGCATCTCCGGCCTGCAGAGCCTGGTCGAGTCGGGCAATATCACTGCCGCACACCAGATCGCGACCGATGTGAACGTCGCCCTGGCCCCGATCGTCCAGGCCGCGGCCGGCGTCGATCTGCCGCTCGTCGCCGAGGTGATCCGCGCGGCGGCCGGCGTCGACCCGTCGGGCTGGACCGCCGCCGCCAGCGTCCTCGCCGATGCCCTGACCCAGATCGACGTCCTGCACATCGCCGAAGTCGCCGGGCATGTCCAGGAAACCCTGTGGCGCACGATCGAATTGATCAACCGCGGCGACAAGGTCGGTGCCGGCGTCGAACTGGTGTCGCTCACCTCGGCGGGGCTCGACCTGGCCGGCGCCGTCGTCGGCCCCTTCACCACCGCCATCCGTCGCGACATCCGCGCCGCCACCCAGACCCTGCTCAGCTTCGGCAACCCCGACAGCCTCAACGACCTGCTGGAGCTGACCCGCCAAGGCGTCGACATGGCCACCTTCTACGCCTCCAAGGCCCACGTCGACTACGGCGACGACACCCAGTTGATGCTGAACTTCCTCGGATCCCAGGCCGCCTCGTAA
- a CDS encoding dihydrofolate reductase family protein, whose protein sequence is MGRIIAVVSLTLDGVMQAPGRADEDTRGGFTRGGWAQPYADPEQGRVVGAHMAAFGGGLLFGRRTYEDFYGVWPQRTDNPFTEVLDRTEKFVASHTLAEPLPWQHSTLLSGDAVSAVGKLQLERPELDLVVLGSGDLLRSLMPAGMIDEYLLQIHPLTLGTGQRLFDGVDLGALRLTESVTTTTGVVIATYRPMGEESR, encoded by the coding sequence GTGGGCAGGATCATCGCGGTTGTCAGCCTCACCCTCGACGGCGTCATGCAGGCGCCCGGGAGGGCTGACGAGGACACCCGGGGCGGGTTCACCCGGGGCGGCTGGGCGCAGCCCTACGCGGACCCCGAGCAGGGGCGGGTCGTCGGGGCGCACATGGCGGCGTTCGGCGGGGGATTGCTGTTCGGGCGGCGCACCTACGAGGACTTCTACGGCGTGTGGCCGCAGCGGACCGACAACCCGTTCACGGAGGTGCTGGACCGGACCGAGAAGTTCGTCGCATCGCACACCCTGGCCGAACCGCTGCCGTGGCAGCACTCGACCCTGCTCTCCGGCGACGCGGTCAGCGCGGTGGGGAAACTCCAACTCGAGCGCCCCGAACTGGACCTCGTCGTGCTCGGCAGCGGCGATCTGCTGCGATCGCTGATGCCCGCGGGCATGATCGACGAGTACCTGCTGCAGATCCACCCGCTGACGCTGGGCACCGGACAGCGGCTCTTCGACGGTGTGGACCTGGGCGCGTTGCGGCTGACCGAGAGCGTCACAACGACGACCGGCGTTGTGATCGCCACCTATCGGCCGATGGGAGAGGAGTCGCGGTGA
- a CDS encoding YciI family protein encodes MKQYLLSIYQPAEGDQPDNLDEIMRDLETLNDEMRAAGAWVFAAGLYPPSTATVLRATGSEVLVTDGPFAEGKEQIGGFTVIRAEDLDAALEWAGRLAQVVTLPIEVRPVQER; translated from the coding sequence GTGAAGCAGTACCTGCTCAGCATCTACCAGCCCGCCGAAGGCGATCAGCCGGACAATCTGGACGAGATCATGCGCGACCTGGAGACGCTCAACGACGAGATGCGGGCGGCCGGGGCGTGGGTGTTCGCGGCCGGGCTGTATCCGCCCAGCACCGCCACCGTGCTGCGGGCCACCGGATCGGAGGTGCTGGTCACCGACGGGCCCTTCGCGGAGGGCAAGGAACAGATCGGCGGGTTCACCGTGATCCGGGCGGAAGATCTCGACGCCGCGCTGGAGTGGGCGGGACGGCTCGCCCAGGTCGTCACGTTGCCGATCGAAGTGCGGCCCGTGCAGGAGCGCTGA